TGCAACTACACGGCGCTCGCTCCGCCTTGTTGGGCGAAAAAAGCGCCCCCAGCCGGATTGAAAATGAAACGTCAACAGACCTTGGGTTTTAGCTGAGGGCAGTTTCTGGAAAGACCTGGTTTGCCTTAAAGATCGGGCCATCGACGCAGACTCGTTTCATGGCTGGGCCGGTATCGGTTTGTACTTCGACGACACAGCCGGCACAACCGCCCACCGCGCAAGCCATATACTCTTCTAGTGATACCTGGCAATCAAGAGAAAACTCTTGTGCCAGCCTGGCGCAAGCTTCTAACATCGGATGAGGCCCGCAACTAAATATTTCAACTTCAGCCAATTCTTCTTGCGACAACGCGCTTAAATAAGCGCGGCCGAGGTCGGTAACATAGC
This sequence is a window from Gammaproteobacteria bacterium. Protein-coding genes within it:
- a CDS encoding dihydroorotate dehydrogenase electron transfer subunit; its protein translation is YVTDLGRAYLSALSQEELAEVEIFSCGPHPMLEACARLAQEFSLDCQVSLEEYMACAVGGCAGCVVEVQTDTGPAMKRVCVDGPIFKANQVFPETALS